The genomic window CGTTAGCACGGGCATCATAGCACCGCACAATATCCTCCTCAGCCTCTGAACTCGTGAGCATAAGCACAGGTAGCGGTTTGAGCCGGGGATCATCCCGTATCACTTCGAGGACCTCGCACCCATCTCGACCGGGCAGGTTCAAATCCAGCAGGATGAGATCGGGAAGCTCGTTATCCGAGAGCTCTCGTAATAACTCCACAGCGTCGTCACCGTTAGTGACTGACTGTAGTGCTATCTCTTGTTCGGCCGACCTGAAGGCTTCTTGAGTGAGCCGAATATCACCAGGGTTATCTTCGACAAGCAAAATGTCGATCTCATCGTCGGTAGAGGACTGGTGGGCCGGGGTATTGTGCATGGTAGATGGTCGAGAGTGAATTCGTGATACGCCCGTGACCGTTACACGACCCTTCTGCCGACGGACCCCCCTCTTCGGAGGGCGACGCGTAGTGCAAATCTCTCGTTATCAACAGAAGGGGTTGGAGACGTATATAGGCTGTTACTCATATTATCAAAACAAGCGAACGCCGATCAGTTCGCACATGCAGTTACCGCGACCCTCGTGTCCGAGAAATCGAGTAGAGTTGGACGGACGATCTCGAGTCAGCGGTAAGTACAGGCGGAGCAGTGTGCACTCACCGCGAGCGAACGGATGCGCGGCGCTTCGCGCCGCGGAAAGACGAGCGGCGCAAGCCGCGAGTCAGTGAGCGAGCGGGCCGACGACCGACCCGTCGGGGTGGGAGGAGTGCTTTTAATCAACATTTTGCCGAGCGACCGAGCGCTAGCGAGGGAGCACAGAGCAAAACGTTGGCAGACGTAGTTGCCGAATCACCCGATTCAGTCTCAGGGATAGTCCTGAATAGCGAAATCGTGCTCTACTGTTAAGGACGTGGTACTGGACACTACAACTATGGAATCCGTCGGCAGCGGACTCGCGGCCATCGACTGGAACGGCACTCGAGCGGACGTCTATCTCTCCCGGCCGGACAAGCGCAACGCGATGACCGTCCCGCTGATGCGTGACCTGATCGAGGCCTTCGAGCGGGTCGACGACGCCGACGAGGTTCGGGCGGCGACGCTGCTCGGCGAGGGCCCCGTCTTCTGTGCCGGGATGGACCTCGAGATGATGCGCGATCGAGTCGAACCCGATACCGAGATCGACCGCGACGTCTTCCCCGAGGTCCTCGAAACCATCGAGACGACTCGACAGCCGGTCGTCGCCGGGATCAAACGCGCCGCGCCGGCGGGGGCGTTCGAACTCACGCTCCCCTGTGACTTCCGGATCATCGGCAGCGACGCGAAGTACGGCCTGCTCGAGGTGCGACTCGGCACGTTCCCTCACGCGGGCGGCACCCAGCGTCTGCCCCGTCTCGTCGGACTCTCGAGGGCCAAGGAGATCGTCCTCACCGGCGAGTTCGTCGATCCCGAGGAGGCCGCCGAGATGGGACTGGTCCACGAGGTCGTCGACGCCGACAGCGGGGACGTCGACGAGCGCGCGAAGGAATTCGCTGACGACCTCTGTGAGAACGCGCCGCTCGGGCTCCGGAACGCGAAGCGAGCGCTCAACGCCGCCCTCGAGATGCCCCTCGAGCGGGGCCTCGACTACGAGCGCCAGTTGGCCTACGAGATCGACGACACCCGCGACTACCGAGAGGGGTTCGAGGCGCGACTCGAGGACCGCGAGCCGGAGTTTCGCGGAGAATAGCGAACGCCGAGTGGCTGGCGATATCGAACTGAACGGGGCAGAGAGCTACCGCCGATCGTAGACCCGCACCGCTCTGTCGTGGCGTTTCGACAGCCCGTTCGGGTTCCGCTGGGACGACCGATCGGCCCAGCGGGCGCGGAGCCCGTCGCGGAGCCCGCCGACGGCGTTGGCGACGACGTCGGTCCCGTTTCCGACCCAGTCCGTCGGCGTCGCGTCCCCGGTGACGACGTCCCGAACGCCGGCGGTCCCGTCGCGGAGGGCGCTCCCGACGATTCGGCCGACCGTCGACGGCCGCACGCCGTAGTTCTTCGCGAGTCGGTAGGCCCGGGAGCGATAGGTGTCGCCCCAGTCGCGGTCGGTCCGCCCGCCGTCGGTGCCGACCTCGCATCTGGCGGCCATCGACGCGTCCCAGTCGGTCTCGAACCCGAGACCGGCCACGCGGTGGGCGCAGTCGCGCTCGCCGCCGACCTCGAGGTACTCGTCGAACCCGTCCAAGGCCTCGAGGACGGTCCGATCGAACGCGACGTTGTTCCCGTCGAAGTGAGTGACGCTGCGGCCGGCGACGGTTCGCGGGTTCCGGAGGTCGTAGTCGAGTTCCCCGCCGGTCACGGGGCCGGTGACGACGTCGGTGCCGTCGGCGATCGCGCGTTCGACGGCGTCGTACCAGCTGTACTCGATCGCGTACTCGCCGTCGAGGAAGGCGACGACGTCACCCGTCGCGGCGCGGAGACCGGCGTTGCGCGAGACGTTCAGGTTCCGTTCGGAGATTTCGACGAGGACGTCGACGTCCGGGCGGTCGCGGACGACGCCGGTCGTCCCGTCGGAGGAGGGCCCGTTGACGACGATGATCTCCGTCGAGGGCGGCGTCCGCTCGGAGAGCGCGTCGAGACACGAGAGTAATCGCTCTCGGTCGTTGAGCGTCGATACGACTACCGAGAGCTCCATACGCGGTAGTATCGTCCACCGATAGTAAAAATACGGGGTTCGCTGCCGCGAGGGGCTCGCGGCCGGCGGCGGCGCGTTCGATCACCGAACGCGGGTATTCCAGTAGGAGACCGACGCGAGGTGATCGGTCACCGGCAGCGAGCCGATCAGTTCGTCGAGCGTCCGGATCGGCGTGGCGAGCTCGTTGGGGATCGACCGGTAGAGCCCGTACGGGGCGATGAAGTCGTCCTCGACGTCCTCGAGCGTCAGGTTCGTCTTCGCCAGGAGGACGGCCACCTCGCTCTTCGAGTAGAGTCGCGACCCCATCGGCAGCGCCCAGTTGTAGATGCTGCGCGCGCTAAACCGGTTGAACGTGTCGAAGACGATCTGGTCCCGGGACACCCGGCGCATCTCCGCTAGGAACGCCTGCGGATCGTCCGCGAGGTGGAAGAATCGCATCGCGATGACGGTGTCGAAGTGATCGTCCGGAAACGGGAGTCGGCCCGCGTCCCCGCGAAGGAACTCCAGGGTCCCCTCGAGGGCCGCGTCCTTCGTCTTCTCCCGTCCCTGCTGTAGCATCGCCGCCGAGATATCGAGTCCCACGACGTCGGCGCCCTGCTGGGCGAGCATCACGGTAAACCGCCCGGTACCACAGGCGATTTCGAGGATCTTCCGGTCCTCGACGGGCATGATCGCCTCGAGGACTGCTTCCTTCTCCCGACGGTCGATCAGTCGACCGCCCCGGGAGAAGCGCTTGTCGTCGTACTCCTCGGCGACGTCGTCGGCTTGGTACCACTCCTGTCCTTTCACACTGGGCGAAACTACAGGAGCGGGAGGATAAAACGATACTGGAGTCTATCGACGCACCGGCGGGTCGGGCGCCGCCGAACCGGACGAGGGCGAGGCCCGAACCCCCCTATACTACGTCTGTGTTAATACCCCATTCATACCCCTTATACAAACTGAACTATTCGTATCCACATATAGGGAAGCTTTACCATCACCGATTCCGCTCTCGTAGACATGAGCACGAGTACAGCCGAGGACCGAGGCGCCGCCGAAGAGACCCTGTCGGAGGACGAATACCGCGATCGCCTCCGCGATCTGCCCCCGAGCGCGAAGCTCGTCGCGAAGGTGCTGGAAACGGACTCGCCGCTCTCGCAGGGCCAGCTCGCCGAGGAATCGCTGCTGCCCGACCGCACCGTCCGCTACGCGCTCAACCGACTCGAGGACGTCGGCCTCGTCGGCTCCCGCTACAGCTTCCGCGACGCCCGCAAGCAGGTCTACTTCCTCAAGCACTGACGCCGGCGACCCGATCCGCGGCTCCCGGGGTGGGAGTGGGGCGGTCCGCCAGTGCCGTTCGATGCGACCTGCCGACACACACTTTTTCGATCGCTGAGACCCTCGAGGTATGGACGTCACTCGCTGCGCCGTTCCGGTCGCGACGCGCGCCCCGACTGGGGAAACCAACGCCTATCTCCTCGGCGACGATCCGGCCGTACTCGTCGACCCCGCGGCGCGAACGGACGAACTCGATCGACTCGTTCGCGACCGCGCCGTCGCACACGTTCTCGTCACCCACACGCACCCCGACCACGTCGGCGCCGTCGCCGCCTACGCCGCCGAGACGAACGCGACGGTCTGGGCTCGATACGGCCGCACGGATCGCTTTCGCGACGCGACCGGGCGCGAGCCCGATCGGACGATATCGCCCGGAACGACGATCCCGCTCGGCGACGACCGCGTCCGCGTCCTCGACGCACCGGGGCACGCGCCCGATCACGTCGCCCTCGAGGCCGGCCGCGGCGGGCCGATCCTGTGTGGCGACTGCGCCGTCCGCGAGGGCAGCGTCGTCGTCGGCGCGCCCGAGGGCGACATGCGCGCGTACGTGACGACCTTGCGACGGCTGTGGGCGATCGACCCGCCGGCGCTCTACCCCGGCCACGGGCCCGCGATCGACGACCCGCGGGAGACCCTCGAGCGACTGCTGAATCACCGGCGACGCCGGGAGCGGACGGTCCTCGAGGCGGTCGACGGCGGCGCCGACACGCTCGAGTCGATCCTCGAGTCGGCCTACGAGAAGGACCTCTCCGGGGTGCGCGATCTGGCCCGGGCGACGGTCCGCGCCCACCTCGAGAAGCTCGCCGTGGAGGGGCGTCTCGAGTGGGACGGCGATCGCGCGGCACCCGTGGGAGAGTGATCGCTCGGTCGGCGCCGAGCGACTGACTTTTCCGCGCCGACGCCGAGTATCGGATGTGCAATCGCTCGAAGCCGAACTCGAGGAGGCCCGCGCGCTGGACATCGACGACCTCGCGGACGCCATCGAGTCGATCGGCTTCGAGTGTACCCGCTGTGGCGCCTGTTGCAAGGGCGAGGACGAGGATGACCACACGGCGACGGTCTTTCCCGATGAGGTCCGGAGTCTCGAGGCGAGTGACAGCTACGACGGCGACTACGACTGGCGCGACGTCGCCCGACCGATGCCGTACGGCCTCTCGGAGACCGCGGACGGCGACCTCGAGGGTGAGACCTTCGAGTGGGCGCTCCAGACCGACGACTGCGGCGACTGTACCTTCTACGAGGAAGACGAGTCTGGGACCGGTGCCTGCCTCGCCCACGACGACCGCCCGCTGATCTGCCGAACCTACCCCTTCAGCGTCGCGCTCGCGGGGACCAGTCAGCCGATGGGCGAGGCCGTCGACGAGGAGGGCGTCGTCCGCGCCCACGAGTGCGAGGGCCTGGGTCGAGACATCTCCCGCGAGGACGCCGAAGATCTCGCCCGAGCGCTGAAGGAGCGCGCCGTCCGCGAACTCGAGGAGGCCATCGCCGTCCGAGACGAGTACGCGCCCGCCGATCCCGGCCCCGGCGAGGTGGTCGTCCACGATTCCGAGGGCGCCAAACGGATCGACGGGACGCCGCTCGAGGAGTGACGGCCGGATTCGAGTAGCGTTGTCGACGGACCGTCGCGGCCGACCGCGAAACCGATAGGAAGTTGAGACGGTTCGCCGAAGGGACCGGCATGGATATCGACTGGGACGGGATCACTCACGTCACGAAAATCGATCCGGCCAAGTCGCTGCCGGCCGATCTCGAGGTGCTCGCGGAAACCGATCTCGCGATCGTCGGCGGCTCCGACGACGTCACCGAGGCCAACACGCTCGAGACGATCGCGGCGATCGACGACGCCGTGCCCTCACTCCCCGTCTTTCAGGAACCGTACAGTTCGAGTCACGTCTCCGAAGCGACGATCGAGGCGGCGGACTACCTCTCCGTGCCGGCGGTCTACAACGGCGATCGGGAGCACTTCGTGGGGAAACACGTCGACCTCTTCACCGAGGTCGGTCGCAAACCCGAGGAGATCCTCGGTGCGAGCCTGCCGCTCGTCGGCGAGCTGCTCTCGTCGAAGGGGGCCGACGCGGTCGCGGACCTCGCGACGAACGTCGTCGGCGAGGGGTACGTGATCCAGCACCTCGAGTCCACGGCGGCGACGACCTCGGGAGTCGAGGCGACGTACTCGCCCGAGCAGGTCGCCGGCGCGGCCCTGGCGACGGAGACCTTCTACGGCTTTCCGATCTTCTATATCGAGTACTCGGGTACCTACGGCGGTCCCGCAGACGTCGACGCCGCCGCGCGCTACCTCGAGGAGACGGCGCTGTTCTACGGCGGCGGGATCGACAGTCGGACAAAAGCGACCGAGATCCTCGAGGCCGGCGCGGACGCGATCGTCGTCGGCGACTGTTTCCACGACGATCCGGAGACGTTCCTCGAGACGATTCCGAAATAGGGTGCTTTCGGAGCAATCTAGACGTGCAAGACTAACATCAGTCGGCGTCTACTCGAGTTCGTCTCGACCGCTCTGCTATCGTGGCAACAGGGAATTGCCACACCCTCCCCAGCCGATTCGCTCGCTCAACTCACGGTTCCCTGCGGTCACCGTTCATACTGCTCGCTCATCCCTCGCGCGCTGTCGTCGGCCGTCCTCGCTTTCGCTCGGCCGGACCGACAGCGCGCGCCACCGCAGGCGGACTACTTGCAACCGCGAGCGAACCCGAAGGGTGAGCGAGCGGGCCGACGACTGACCCGGAAGCCGCGCTACGCGCGGCTGGAGGGGAAGGAGGAGTGCTTTTCATCGAAGTTTTCCCGAGGGTGCGCCGAAGGCGCACCCGCAGAGGAAAACTTCGTTGTTAGAACGTCTCTTCGATGATCTCGCCGACGGCGAAGTTGGACTTGACCTCCGAGACTTCGACCTTGACGCGTTCGCCGACGTCGGCACCGGGGACGATGATGACGTAGCCGCGTTCGACGCGAGCGATCCCGTCGCCCTGCTTGCCGATGTCCTCGATCTCGACGTAGCGTGTTTCGCCGACGTCGACCGGTGGCTGCGGTTCCGACGGTGCCGTCTGGGGCTGTGCCGTCGACTCCTCGGCGTCGTCCTCCTCGCGGGAGATGAGCGCGACGCGGTAGACCTCCTCCGGGTCGATGTCGCCGGTTTCGACTTCTTGACGTGGTACCTCGATGACGTATCGGTCCTCCTCTGCCGAGACGTCCGCACTGAACAGACACAGGAGTTTTTCAGATATTTCCACAGGTAGACCCTCAATTTCACCTCTGCGGCGCCTCCATAATAGAACTACCGACCGAGGACCGTTCGTTGCAGGGCCGACAGTGAAAAAACGTGGTCGAACGGGCTCGATTCTCGATCAGACGTCAGTCCGCGGGGGAGCGTGGTGGGGACAATTCGGGGACCGGTCAGTCCGCGCCCTCGAGCACCCGCGTCGTCGCGAACCCCTCGAGGTCGACCTCGGCTCCGAGGTCGGCGTCCGTGACCGACTCGTAGGGCCGGTTGACGACGATGTCGCCGGCGGTGCTGTCGCCGACGCCCGGGATCGCGGTGAGTTCGTCCATCGAGGCGGCGTTTATGTCCAGCGGGTAGGGGACGCCGGTGACGGAGCGGTAGCCGTGGTCGACGACCGCGACGTCGATGGTCCGCCCGAGTTCGCGCTCGCCCGGGATGCCGACCAGCAGCGGGTAGGTGCCCAGCTGGCGGCCGAAGGTCCTCCCGTCCTGGTGGTACTCGAGGTGGACGTCGGGCAGGACGGTCCCCCGCGGCGCGACGCGCTCGAGCATCGGGTTATCGATCTCCTCGCGGACCTGCTTCTTGTACCGCTTGAACAGCTGTTTGTGCTCGTTGGCGATCTCAGCGCCGGTATCGCTCATGTCGGTGCCGTCGAAGGCCATCACCTGCCGGATGTTGATCCGCCGTAGCATGTAGCCCTCGTCGTAGACCCGCTGGAGGAACTCGCGGTTGCGCTCGTAGGTCTCCTCGCGCTCGCCCTTGAGGCCGTGCAGGAGGTTGATCCCGGGCAGGAGTTTGGGGAGCCGACGCGGCGCGTCGTCGCCGAACGTGGGCGCGTCTTCGGGGTCCTCGCCGGGTCGCCAGCCGGCTTCCTCGTTGACGATCTTGACCGCCTCGAAACACTCCTCGGCGCTGACGTTGAGGTTGTTCGCCTCCTGGACGACGGGGTCGGCCGACTCGAGGCCGAAGGCGGCGGTGTCGCCGGGCGTGTTGTGCTCGGCGATGATCCGGATCCCCTCCCGGCTCTGTTCGGGCCAGTTGACGATCGTGACGGGGTTCATGTTGTCCAGGTGTAACGTCTCGAGGTCGGGCGCGACGTCGCGGATGCCGCCGTAGAGTTGCCGGAGGGCGTCGGGATTGGGCGCCTCGCCGTCGCCGCCGTAGGCGAGGATGTCGGCCTGCCGGCCGATTCGGAAGTGTTTGACGCCGAAATCCGAGAGGGCGTCGACCTCGCCGACGACCGTCGGCGGCGGCCGGAAGGAGGGGTTGCCGTACAGCGGTTCCGTACAGAACGAGCAGCGATAGGCACAGCCCCGCGAGGTCTCGAGTTCGGCGATGAGGTGGTCGGGGTGGTTCGGGTGCTGTTCGACGATGAACGCGCCCTCCCGGGCCCACCGCGAGACCTCGTCGACGTCGCGCATCCGGTTGTTGAATCCCTCGAGGCCGTTTTCCACGAGGTCGTGGACGGCGGCCTCGACGTCGCCCTTGGCGACGAAGTCGAAGTCCAGGTCCTGCCGTTCGGTCTCGGTCGCGCCGGCGTTCTCGTTGCCGACGCCGAACTTGACGGGGCCGCCCATCAGGCTCGTGCCGTTGGCCGTCCAGGCGAGCTTTCGCACTTCGTCCGGTTCGGCCGGCGTGCCGCCGACGTACTTCCCGGGGACGGTCATCCCCCCGAGGTAGATCATGAGGTCGGCCTCGTCGACGTCCCGCCAGTAGTCGGGCTCGTCGCGAAGCCTGTCGATCGTGTGGTACGTGATCCGCTCGCGGGGGACCCCCGCGTCGACGAGCGCCCCAGCCGCGTAGCGGGGGTACGTCGAGATGTACGGCGGCACCCCGAAGTGTGCGGGCTCGTCGACGTAGCCGTCGACGATCGTCACCGACAGCGTCTCGGGGTCGATCATAGCGGTCGGTAGCGTCCGGAGGGGTAAAACGGTGACTACACGATCGCTCGGCGCTCCGGTCCGTCGGGCGTTCCGGGAGGAGTCCGGCTCGCGATCGACATCCCTCGCGGCAGACCGCTCGCTCTCGGCCCCACCGGCGTCGATGTTACGGGGTCGAGTCGGGTAGCGAATCACGTTCGTCCGCCAGCGAAAGACCGACGCGGGGAACGTACTATCTTTCGTTTACCTCGAGGCGGGGACGTTCGACCAGCTATTTCGTGCCGCGGGTGGTATCTCGTCACAATGGACGAAACGCGTCTGGGAGCCGTCCTCGAGGCGATCGAAGCGATGGAGAGCGATGCCGCTCCGGACGTTCTCCTGGACGTGCTCTCGGATCGGTACGCTCGCTACGTACTGTCCCACCTCTCGGACGAATCGACCGCGACGCTCGACGCGCTCGCGGACACGGCGACCGGGCTGGCGGCGACCGAGACGGGATCCATCAAGACCCCCGAAGACCGCGAAGAGATACGCGTTCGGCTGTACCACCTCGTGTTGCCGAAACTCGACGCTGCCGGGTACCTCGAGTTCGATAGCGAGACGCGGACCGTCGAACGGGACGAGATTCCCGACGTCCTCCGGAAACTACTGCGGAACGGGGCGTGAGACGATGGAGCGCCTTCGCGATCAGCTCGGCGAAATCGAAGCGCGGCGGAAGGTCCTCGAAGTGCATACGGACCGAGACCGAGTGGCGGCGGAGTTCGAGCGGCAGTTCTCGACGCGAAACGTTCGCGTGGTCCGAGAGCCGAGCCCGTCGAGCGGCGGTCGCGGCTTCGTGATCGTTCGAGACGCGGGTCACGAGTTCCGCGGGGCAGTCGGTATCGACCACTTCCACGCCATGCTCTCCCCGGAGATCCACCCGCCGTGGACGCTCGAGGACGCCGACGTGGACTACTCCGACCTCTTCGAGTTCCTCGAAAACACGCTCTTCACCTCGTACGATCGACGGCAGATGCTGGCCGCGAGTCGCGAGATCGAAGAGCGCGCGTGGCGAATCGACGCCGGAACGCTGTACGTCGGGTTTCAGAATTCGGCGGCCCTCGCCTCCCAGCTCAGCGTCTACGACCGTCTGATACGGGAGCGAGAGCTCGATATCACGGTCTTCGTCGAGGACGAGTGCGACGAGCGACCGGTCGACGGGATCGAGATCGTCTCGGACGCCGGCGGCGAGATCGGCGCGTTCTGGTTCGTGATCTACGACGGCGGCGGGAGCGATCTGAACAAGTGCGGACTGCTGGCCGAAGAGCGCGAATCCGATCGGTACTACGGGTTCTGGACGTACGAGCCCGAACGAATCGACGGACTCGTCTCGTATCTCCGTTCGCTCGGAGGCGCTTGATCGCCGTTCGAGGCGGGCGTCCGATCGAAACGGTGCGAGTTAGCGTCGGAGTCCGAACCCGACGGCGTTCGTTCCGGGGTGCCGCAACCCCGACGTTGATGGTCGTCGTGACGCTAGTAGCGGGTATGCCACCGACCGAGGAGATCGTCTGTACCGCGGAGGATTGTTTTCTCGACATCTTCGAGAACCACTACACGTACGACGTCCCCGACGACCTCGAGGTGACCGATCTCTCCTGTCCGGTCTGCGGGGGGACGGACTGCCTCGAGAAGGTCGAACTGTAGCGTGACGGGACCCCGCCAGCGACGGTCGACCCCGACGCCGTCTGACGTTTATTTTGAACCATCA from Haloterrigena sp. KLK7 includes these protein-coding regions:
- a CDS encoding enoyl-CoA hydratase/isomerase family protein, with amino-acid sequence MESVGSGLAAIDWNGTRADVYLSRPDKRNAMTVPLMRDLIEAFERVDDADEVRAATLLGEGPVFCAGMDLEMMRDRVEPDTEIDRDVFPEVLETIETTRQPVVAGIKRAAPAGAFELTLPCDFRIIGSDAKYGLLEVRLGTFPHAGGTQRLPRLVGLSRAKEIVLTGEFVDPEEAAEMGLVHEVVDADSGDVDERAKEFADDLCENAPLGLRNAKRALNAALEMPLERGLDYERQLAYEIDDTRDYREGFEARLEDREPEFRGE
- a CDS encoding MBL fold metallo-hydrolase translates to MDVTRCAVPVATRAPTGETNAYLLGDDPAVLVDPAARTDELDRLVRDRAVAHVLVTHTHPDHVGAVAAYAAETNATVWARYGRTDRFRDATGREPDRTISPGTTIPLGDDRVRVLDAPGHAPDHVALEAGRGGPILCGDCAVREGSVVVGAPEGDMRAYVTTLRRLWAIDPPALYPGHGPAIDDPRETLERLLNHRRRRERTVLEAVDGGADTLESILESAYEKDLSGVRDLARATVRAHLEKLAVEGRLEWDGDRAAPVGE
- a CDS encoding TRAM domain-containing protein, whose translation is MEISEKLLCLFSADVSAEEDRYVIEVPRQEVETGDIDPEEVYRVALISREEDDAEESTAQPQTAPSEPQPPVDVGETRYVEIEDIGKQGDGIARVERGYVIIVPGADVGERVKVEVSEVKSNFAVGEIIEETF
- a CDS encoding class I SAM-dependent methyltransferase; its protein translation is MKGQEWYQADDVAEEYDDKRFSRGGRLIDRREKEAVLEAIMPVEDRKILEIACGTGRFTVMLAQQGADVVGLDISAAMLQQGREKTKDAALEGTLEFLRGDAGRLPFPDDHFDTVIAMRFFHLADDPQAFLAEMRRVSRDQIVFDTFNRFSARSIYNWALPMGSRLYSKSEVAVLLAKTNLTLEDVEDDFIAPYGLYRSIPNELATPIRTLDELIGSLPVTDHLASVSYWNTRVR
- a CDS encoding helix-turn-helix domain-containing protein codes for the protein MSTSTAEDRGAAEETLSEDEYRDRLRDLPPSAKLVAKVLETDSPLSQGQLAEESLLPDRTVRYALNRLEDVGLVGSRYSFRDARKQVYFLKH
- a CDS encoding glycosyltransferase family 2 protein translates to MELSVVVSTLNDRERLLSCLDALSERTPPSTEIIVVNGPSSDGTTGVVRDRPDVDVLVEISERNLNVSRNAGLRAATGDVVAFLDGEYAIEYSWYDAVERAIADGTDVVTGPVTGGELDYDLRNPRTVAGRSVTHFDGNNVAFDRTVLEALDGFDEYLEVGGERDCAHRVAGLGFETDWDASMAARCEVGTDGGRTDRDWGDTYRSRAYRLAKNYGVRPSTVGRIVGSALRDGTAGVRDVVTGDATPTDWVGNGTDVVANAVGGLRDGLRARWADRSSQRNPNGLSKRHDRAVRVYDRR
- a CDS encoding radical SAM protein; its protein translation is MIDPETLSVTIVDGYVDEPAHFGVPPYISTYPRYAAGALVDAGVPRERITYHTIDRLRDEPDYWRDVDEADLMIYLGGMTVPGKYVGGTPAEPDEVRKLAWTANGTSLMGGPVKFGVGNENAGATETERQDLDFDFVAKGDVEAAVHDLVENGLEGFNNRMRDVDEVSRWAREGAFIVEQHPNHPDHLIAELETSRGCAYRCSFCTEPLYGNPSFRPPPTVVGEVDALSDFGVKHFRIGRQADILAYGGDGEAPNPDALRQLYGGIRDVAPDLETLHLDNMNPVTIVNWPEQSREGIRIIAEHNTPGDTAAFGLESADPVVQEANNLNVSAEECFEAVKIVNEEAGWRPGEDPEDAPTFGDDAPRRLPKLLPGINLLHGLKGEREETYERNREFLQRVYDEGYMLRRINIRQVMAFDGTDMSDTGAEIANEHKQLFKRYKKQVREEIDNPMLERVAPRGTVLPDVHLEYHQDGRTFGRQLGTYPLLVGIPGERELGRTIDVAVVDHGYRSVTGVPYPLDINAASMDELTAIPGVGDSTAGDIVVNRPYESVTDADLGAEVDLEGFATTRVLEGAD
- a CDS encoding heptaprenylglyceryl phosphate synthase yields the protein MDIDWDGITHVTKIDPAKSLPADLEVLAETDLAIVGGSDDVTEANTLETIAAIDDAVPSLPVFQEPYSSSHVSEATIEAADYLSVPAVYNGDREHFVGKHVDLFTEVGRKPEEILGASLPLVGELLSSKGADAVADLATNVVGEGYVIQHLESTAATTSGVEATYSPEQVAGAALATETFYGFPIFYIEYSGTYGGPADVDAAARYLEETALFYGGGIDSRTKATEILEAGADAIVVGDCFHDDPETFLETIPK
- a CDS encoding response regulator, translated to MHNTPAHQSSTDDEIDILLVEDNPGDIRLTQEAFRSAEQEIALQSVTNGDDAVELLRELSDNELPDLILLDLNLPGRDGCEVLEVIRDDPRLKPLPVLMLTSSEAEEDIVRCYDARANAYLTKPTDPAEFISLVDVFGEFWVEQARLPPIPP
- a CDS encoding DICT sensory domain-containing protein, with protein sequence MERLRDQLGEIEARRKVLEVHTDRDRVAAEFERQFSTRNVRVVREPSPSSGGRGFVIVRDAGHEFRGAVGIDHFHAMLSPEIHPPWTLEDADVDYSDLFEFLENTLFTSYDRRQMLAASREIEERAWRIDAGTLYVGFQNSAALASQLSVYDRLIRERELDITVFVEDECDERPVDGIEIVSDAGGEIGAFWFVIYDGGGSDLNKCGLLAEERESDRYYGFWTYEPERIDGLVSYLRSLGGA
- a CDS encoding YkgJ family cysteine cluster protein, producing MQSLEAELEEARALDIDDLADAIESIGFECTRCGACCKGEDEDDHTATVFPDEVRSLEASDSYDGDYDWRDVARPMPYGLSETADGDLEGETFEWALQTDDCGDCTFYEEDESGTGACLAHDDRPLICRTYPFSVALAGTSQPMGEAVDEEGVVRAHECEGLGRDISREDAEDLARALKERAVRELEEAIAVRDEYAPADPGPGEVVVHDSEGAKRIDGTPLEE